A window of Pseudochaenichthys georgianus chromosome 19, fPseGeo1.2, whole genome shotgun sequence genomic DNA:
CTCTGTCGTAGTACAGCAGTTAACACGATTCCACAACATATAAAACTGAGGGATGTCGTATTAAGAGACATCAACAACACTTTACATTTGCGTGTTGCTTACGGGACTCGAGGAGCAGACACCACAGAGGTTAGTTTAATAACACTGTAAGTATGAGGAATTACCTCCCAATTCATGAATCTGTTcatgtaggctactgcatgaTAGCCTTATGAAGTCTTTAATAGTTCACTGTAATTGTGTTCTGAATGTACAACAaagcaatacatttattttatttttactttgGCAGGATTCCCAAGTGCATATTCCAGTGGGTAAATATACTAATATATTTTCACTCAGCagaataagaaagtgtttttttctttttgtatttttcaacAATATATTTCTTCTCAGACCGCCTGAAAGTATCCTACAGCAGAAGCAGTGGGCCTGGTGGTCAGAAtgtaaataaaggtactcaaagTTCTACTTAATTATTAAAATATGACAAGTGACTCCAGCCACTTAGTACAAGGCCTTCAATCTTTCCTATCATTCACAGTATATTCCTTTGTGTGTTCAAATCTCAATCCACAGTCAGCACAAAGGCTGAGGTCCGATTCCATGTGCTAACAGCAGACTGGATCCCAGAGGATGTTCGACGGAAAATCTTTgaaacggtttgttttaaaaggctGTGGAGTTGTTGATCGCAGTTTGACAGTTTTGCAATCTGTTCTATTACTGTAGCTCACAAATAAACTACATGTTATGCAT
This region includes:
- the mrpl58 gene encoding large ribosomal subunit protein mL62, with translation MAAHIARRCCYFLCRSTAVNTIPQHIKLRDVVLRDINNTLHLRVAYGTRGADTTEDSQVHIPVDRLKVSYSRSSGPGGQNVNKVSTKAEVRFHVLTADWIPEDVRRKIFETNKNRINKAGELLVNSELSRSQNRNLSDCIQKISAIIAEASEKPHEPTAEDVALRAARLARRDKERLKEKKIQSATKKSRRVDFD